A single Phragmites australis chromosome 4, lpPhrAust1.1, whole genome shotgun sequence DNA region contains:
- the LOC133915951 gene encoding E3 ubiquitin-protein ligase BRE1-like 2 isoform X1 — translation MDATALQYENQKLVQQLEAQKSEMHALEGKFKELRDEQCSYDKTLISLNKMWNQLIDDLVLLGVRVGGDLDNLQVLDHEELSEESLVSCPSEEIFLFRLLKSSNLKNNNYSSLLEFVEEALAFRRSATVALMKSLQEAIASQQARSELLCLALNGQKSNEDVIVALQNHNDHLKDVVDNVSQAISIINEKHKRYLDEIEAFKSNHSRELQEIMRLSGELEESIAELEESQRKLVVLQLQRHGSVMDASAAIVVNGDVSTDKSSDKSMSWQDLKDSVEEAKILAGNRLFELHETQEDNLILSKELGDLEGQLKDENYVFVSKPYTILNDQLQHLSTEIERYRGLVEVLQNDKDQLVHKEKEICAKAESVDNIKQTITTYETKIEELEHQIQIFMAEKNDLEIKVEETLQDSGKKDFKDEIHVMAAALSKEMEMMENQLSRSKDAASEALALREEANSLRSLLSKKIDEQQEISDKYNSQVNDIKSLKALVEELEQEKQELQYIADMYAKECSESSTITDIEESENQARSQAEYLRTSLYEHSLELRVKAANETEAACQQRLSIAEAELEELRAKVDASERDVLELKEAIRIKEAEGDAYISEIETIGQAYEDMQTQNQHLLQQLTDRDDFNIKLVSDSVKMKQASISLLSEKLMLQKQLQQINTSTESSKLKIACGEEQMKTCVAQAIKTSADNRHLTIILERTALEVSNTEKELKWLRSSVGSSEKEYEQTQQKIAELRKLLEYERSERRKLEEQYEEVEKEVMDLTSETEEATIQKLQDEIKECKAILKCGVCFDRPKEVVITKCFHLFCSPCIQRNLEIRHRKCPGCGTPFGQNDVREVKI, via the exons aTGGATGCCACAGCTCTTCAATATGAAAACCAAAAGTTGGTGCAGCAATTGGAGGCACAGAAGTCTGAAATGCATGCATTGGAGGGCAAGTTCAAGGAGCTGAGGGACGAGCAATGTTCTTATGACAAAACTCTGATTTCTCTGAATAAAATGTGGAATCAG CTGATTGATGATTTGGTCCTGCTTGGGGTACGGGTTGGTGGGGATTTGGACAATTTACAAGTGCTTGACCATGAAGAGTTATCGGAAG AATCTCTTGTGTCGTGTCCTTCTGAAGAGATATTTCTCTTCAGGCTCTTGAAGTCCAGCAAtctcaaaaataataattacaGTAGCTTGTTGGAATTTGTTGAAGAAGCTCTTGCTTTTCGCCGTTCAGCAACTGTTGCTCTGATGAAGTCCCTGCAAGAGGCTATTGCTTCACAGCAGGCGAGAAGTGAATTGTTATGTTTAGCTTTAAATGGACAAAAGTCAAATGAAg ATGTCATTGTTGCCCTTCAAAACCACAATGATCACTTGAAAGATGTGGTTGACAATGTCAGTCAAGCTATTTCTATTATCAATGAGAAGCACAAAAGGTATCTAGATGAAATTGAGGCCTTCAAAAGCAACCATTCAAGGGAGCTACAGGAAATTATGCGCCTTTCAG GTGAGTTAGAGGAAAGCATAGCAGAGCTGGAGGAAAGTCAACGAAAGTTGGTTGTGCTCCAGTTGCAGAGGCATGGTTCAGTTATGGATGCATCTGCTGCAATTGTTGTGAATGGTGATGTTTCTACTGATAAATCTTCAGACAAAAGTATGAGCTGGCAAGACCTTAAAGATTCTGTTGAGGAGGCTAAG ATCCTCGCAGGAAACCGTCTATTTGAACTCCATGAGACTCAAGAGGATAATTTAATACTATCCAAGGAGCTGGGAGATCTTGAG GGGCAATTGAAAGATGAGAACTATGTTTTCGTATCAAAACCATACACAATTCTTAATGATCAATTACAGCATCTGAGTACTGAGATAGAGCGCTATAGGGGGTTAGTTGAAGTATTACAG AATGACAAGGACCAGCTCGTGCACAAGGAGAAAGAAATTTGTGCAAAAGCTGAATCAGTTGACAATATTAAACAAACCATTACCACTTATGAGACCAAAATTGAAGAACTGGAACATCAAATTCAGATATTCATGGCTGAAAAGAATGATCTTGAGATCAAGGTCGAGGAAACCTTGCAAGATTCAG GTAAAAAAGACTTCAAGGATGAGATTCATGTTATGGCTGCAGCACTCTCCAAAGAGATGGAAATGATGGAGAATCAGTTGAGTAGATCAAAGGATGCGGCTTCTGAAGCACTTGCATTACGTGAGGAAGCCAATTCTTTAAGATCCTTGTTATCTAAGAAG ATTGATGAACAACAGGAGATATCTGATAAATACAACTCACAAGTCAATGATATCAAGTCCCTCAAAGCATTG GTTGAGGAGTTGGAGCAGGAAAAGCAGGAGTTGCAATATATTGCAGATATGTACGCGAAAGAATGTTCTGAGTCAAG TACAATTACAGATATTGAAGAATCAGAAAACCAGGCTCGCAGCCAGGCTGAATATTTGAGGACTAGTTTATATGAGCACAGTCTCGAGCTTCGAGTAAAAGCAGCAAATGAAACTGAAGCTGCATGCCAGCAAAGGCTTTCAATTGCTGAAGCAGAACTGGAAGAGTTAAGGGCTAAAGTAGATGCATCTGAAAG AGATGTTCTGGAACTCAAGGAGGCAATAAGAATTAAAGAGGCCGAAGGAGATGCCTACATTTCTGAAATCGAG ACAATTGGTCAAGCATATGAAGACATGCAAACGCAAAATCAGCATCTTCTTCAACAGCTTACTGATAGAGATGACTTTAACATAAAG CTGGTATCAGATAGTGTGAAGATGAAACAGGCTTCTATTTCCCTCCTCTCTGAAAAGCTCATGCTACAGAAGCAACTCCAGCAAATTAACACTTCTACGGAGTCATCTAAACTGAAAATTGCCTGTGGTGAGGAGCAG ATGAAGACTTGCGTAGCACAAGCTATAAAAACTTCAGCGGATAACAGGCATCTTACAATTATCCTGGAAAGGACTGCGCTGGAGGTATCCAACACAGAGAAGGAGCTCAAGTGGCTTCGGTCCTCTGTTGGATCCTCCGAGAAAGAATATGAGCAAACTCAGCAAAAGATAGCTGAGCTGAGAAAGCTGCTAGAGTATGAGAG AAGCGAGAGGAGGAAGCTTGAGGAACAATATGAAGAAGTAGAAAAGGAAGTCATGGATCTTACCTCTGAGACTGAAGAGGCTACTATCCAGAAGCTCCAGGATGAAATAAAAGAATGCAAGGCTATTCTCAAGTGTGGTGTCTGCTTTGATCGGCCTAAAGAG GTTGTGATTACCAAATGTTTCCACCTCTTCTGCTCGCCATGTATCCAGAGGAACCTTGAGATTCGCCACCGGAAATGTCCAGGTTGTGGCACCCCATTTGGACAAAATGACGTGCGGGAGGTGAAGATATGA
- the LOC133915951 gene encoding E3 ubiquitin-protein ligase BRE1-like 2 isoform X3, which yields MDATALQYENQKLVQQLEAQKSEMHALEGKFKELRDEQCSYDKTLISLNKMWNQLIDDLVLLGVRVGGDLDNLQVLDHEELSEESLVSCPSEEIFLFRLLKSSNLKNNNYSSLLEFVEEALAFRRSATVALMKSLQEAIASQQARSELLCLALNGQKSNEDVIVALQNHNDHLKDVVDNVSQAISIINEKHKRYLDEIEAFKSNHSRELQEIMRLSGELEESIAELEESQRKLVVLQLQRHGSVMDASAAIVVNGDVSTDKSSDKSMSWQDLKDSVEEAKILAGNRLFELHETQEDNLILSKELGDLEGQLKDENYVFVSKPYTILNDQLQHLSTEIERYRGLVEVLQNDKDQLVHKEKEICAKAESVDNIKQTITTYETKIEELEHQIQIFMAEKNDLEIKVEETLQDSGKKDFKDEIHVMAAALSKEMEMMENQLSRSKDAASEALALREEANSLRSLLSKKIDEQQEISDKYNSQVNDIKSLKALVEELEQEKQELQYIADMYAKECSESRY from the exons aTGGATGCCACAGCTCTTCAATATGAAAACCAAAAGTTGGTGCAGCAATTGGAGGCACAGAAGTCTGAAATGCATGCATTGGAGGGCAAGTTCAAGGAGCTGAGGGACGAGCAATGTTCTTATGACAAAACTCTGATTTCTCTGAATAAAATGTGGAATCAG CTGATTGATGATTTGGTCCTGCTTGGGGTACGGGTTGGTGGGGATTTGGACAATTTACAAGTGCTTGACCATGAAGAGTTATCGGAAG AATCTCTTGTGTCGTGTCCTTCTGAAGAGATATTTCTCTTCAGGCTCTTGAAGTCCAGCAAtctcaaaaataataattacaGTAGCTTGTTGGAATTTGTTGAAGAAGCTCTTGCTTTTCGCCGTTCAGCAACTGTTGCTCTGATGAAGTCCCTGCAAGAGGCTATTGCTTCACAGCAGGCGAGAAGTGAATTGTTATGTTTAGCTTTAAATGGACAAAAGTCAAATGAAg ATGTCATTGTTGCCCTTCAAAACCACAATGATCACTTGAAAGATGTGGTTGACAATGTCAGTCAAGCTATTTCTATTATCAATGAGAAGCACAAAAGGTATCTAGATGAAATTGAGGCCTTCAAAAGCAACCATTCAAGGGAGCTACAGGAAATTATGCGCCTTTCAG GTGAGTTAGAGGAAAGCATAGCAGAGCTGGAGGAAAGTCAACGAAAGTTGGTTGTGCTCCAGTTGCAGAGGCATGGTTCAGTTATGGATGCATCTGCTGCAATTGTTGTGAATGGTGATGTTTCTACTGATAAATCTTCAGACAAAAGTATGAGCTGGCAAGACCTTAAAGATTCTGTTGAGGAGGCTAAG ATCCTCGCAGGAAACCGTCTATTTGAACTCCATGAGACTCAAGAGGATAATTTAATACTATCCAAGGAGCTGGGAGATCTTGAG GGGCAATTGAAAGATGAGAACTATGTTTTCGTATCAAAACCATACACAATTCTTAATGATCAATTACAGCATCTGAGTACTGAGATAGAGCGCTATAGGGGGTTAGTTGAAGTATTACAG AATGACAAGGACCAGCTCGTGCACAAGGAGAAAGAAATTTGTGCAAAAGCTGAATCAGTTGACAATATTAAACAAACCATTACCACTTATGAGACCAAAATTGAAGAACTGGAACATCAAATTCAGATATTCATGGCTGAAAAGAATGATCTTGAGATCAAGGTCGAGGAAACCTTGCAAGATTCAG GTAAAAAAGACTTCAAGGATGAGATTCATGTTATGGCTGCAGCACTCTCCAAAGAGATGGAAATGATGGAGAATCAGTTGAGTAGATCAAAGGATGCGGCTTCTGAAGCACTTGCATTACGTGAGGAAGCCAATTCTTTAAGATCCTTGTTATCTAAGAAG ATTGATGAACAACAGGAGATATCTGATAAATACAACTCACAAGTCAATGATATCAAGTCCCTCAAAGCATTG GTTGAGGAGTTGGAGCAGGAAAAGCAGGAGTTGCAATATATTGCAGATATGTACGCGAAAGAATGTTCTGAGTCAAG ATATTGA
- the LOC133915951 gene encoding E3 ubiquitin-protein ligase BRE1-like 2 isoform X2, whose protein sequence is MKSLQEAIASQQARSELLCLALNGQKSNEDVIVALQNHNDHLKDVVDNVSQAISIINEKHKRYLDEIEAFKSNHSRELQEIMRLSGELEESIAELEESQRKLVVLQLQRHGSVMDASAAIVVNGDVSTDKSSDKSMSWQDLKDSVEEAKILAGNRLFELHETQEDNLILSKELGDLEGQLKDENYVFVSKPYTILNDQLQHLSTEIERYRGLVEVLQNDKDQLVHKEKEICAKAESVDNIKQTITTYETKIEELEHQIQIFMAEKNDLEIKVEETLQDSGKKDFKDEIHVMAAALSKEMEMMENQLSRSKDAASEALALREEANSLRSLLSKKIDEQQEISDKYNSQVNDIKSLKALVEELEQEKQELQYIADMYAKECSESSTITDIEESENQARSQAEYLRTSLYEHSLELRVKAANETEAACQQRLSIAEAELEELRAKVDASERDVLELKEAIRIKEAEGDAYISEIETIGQAYEDMQTQNQHLLQQLTDRDDFNIKLVSDSVKMKQASISLLSEKLMLQKQLQQINTSTESSKLKIACGEEQMKTCVAQAIKTSADNRHLTIILERTALEVSNTEKELKWLRSSVGSSEKEYEQTQQKIAELRKLLEYERSERRKLEEQYEEVEKEVMDLTSETEEATIQKLQDEIKECKAILKCGVCFDRPKEVVITKCFHLFCSPCIQRNLEIRHRKCPGCGTPFGQNDVREVKI, encoded by the exons ATGAAGTCCCTGCAAGAGGCTATTGCTTCACAGCAGGCGAGAAGTGAATTGTTATGTTTAGCTTTAAATGGACAAAAGTCAAATGAAg ATGTCATTGTTGCCCTTCAAAACCACAATGATCACTTGAAAGATGTGGTTGACAATGTCAGTCAAGCTATTTCTATTATCAATGAGAAGCACAAAAGGTATCTAGATGAAATTGAGGCCTTCAAAAGCAACCATTCAAGGGAGCTACAGGAAATTATGCGCCTTTCAG GTGAGTTAGAGGAAAGCATAGCAGAGCTGGAGGAAAGTCAACGAAAGTTGGTTGTGCTCCAGTTGCAGAGGCATGGTTCAGTTATGGATGCATCTGCTGCAATTGTTGTGAATGGTGATGTTTCTACTGATAAATCTTCAGACAAAAGTATGAGCTGGCAAGACCTTAAAGATTCTGTTGAGGAGGCTAAG ATCCTCGCAGGAAACCGTCTATTTGAACTCCATGAGACTCAAGAGGATAATTTAATACTATCCAAGGAGCTGGGAGATCTTGAG GGGCAATTGAAAGATGAGAACTATGTTTTCGTATCAAAACCATACACAATTCTTAATGATCAATTACAGCATCTGAGTACTGAGATAGAGCGCTATAGGGGGTTAGTTGAAGTATTACAG AATGACAAGGACCAGCTCGTGCACAAGGAGAAAGAAATTTGTGCAAAAGCTGAATCAGTTGACAATATTAAACAAACCATTACCACTTATGAGACCAAAATTGAAGAACTGGAACATCAAATTCAGATATTCATGGCTGAAAAGAATGATCTTGAGATCAAGGTCGAGGAAACCTTGCAAGATTCAG GTAAAAAAGACTTCAAGGATGAGATTCATGTTATGGCTGCAGCACTCTCCAAAGAGATGGAAATGATGGAGAATCAGTTGAGTAGATCAAAGGATGCGGCTTCTGAAGCACTTGCATTACGTGAGGAAGCCAATTCTTTAAGATCCTTGTTATCTAAGAAG ATTGATGAACAACAGGAGATATCTGATAAATACAACTCACAAGTCAATGATATCAAGTCCCTCAAAGCATTG GTTGAGGAGTTGGAGCAGGAAAAGCAGGAGTTGCAATATATTGCAGATATGTACGCGAAAGAATGTTCTGAGTCAAG TACAATTACAGATATTGAAGAATCAGAAAACCAGGCTCGCAGCCAGGCTGAATATTTGAGGACTAGTTTATATGAGCACAGTCTCGAGCTTCGAGTAAAAGCAGCAAATGAAACTGAAGCTGCATGCCAGCAAAGGCTTTCAATTGCTGAAGCAGAACTGGAAGAGTTAAGGGCTAAAGTAGATGCATCTGAAAG AGATGTTCTGGAACTCAAGGAGGCAATAAGAATTAAAGAGGCCGAAGGAGATGCCTACATTTCTGAAATCGAG ACAATTGGTCAAGCATATGAAGACATGCAAACGCAAAATCAGCATCTTCTTCAACAGCTTACTGATAGAGATGACTTTAACATAAAG CTGGTATCAGATAGTGTGAAGATGAAACAGGCTTCTATTTCCCTCCTCTCTGAAAAGCTCATGCTACAGAAGCAACTCCAGCAAATTAACACTTCTACGGAGTCATCTAAACTGAAAATTGCCTGTGGTGAGGAGCAG ATGAAGACTTGCGTAGCACAAGCTATAAAAACTTCAGCGGATAACAGGCATCTTACAATTATCCTGGAAAGGACTGCGCTGGAGGTATCCAACACAGAGAAGGAGCTCAAGTGGCTTCGGTCCTCTGTTGGATCCTCCGAGAAAGAATATGAGCAAACTCAGCAAAAGATAGCTGAGCTGAGAAAGCTGCTAGAGTATGAGAG AAGCGAGAGGAGGAAGCTTGAGGAACAATATGAAGAAGTAGAAAAGGAAGTCATGGATCTTACCTCTGAGACTGAAGAGGCTACTATCCAGAAGCTCCAGGATGAAATAAAAGAATGCAAGGCTATTCTCAAGTGTGGTGTCTGCTTTGATCGGCCTAAAGAG GTTGTGATTACCAAATGTTTCCACCTCTTCTGCTCGCCATGTATCCAGAGGAACCTTGAGATTCGCCACCGGAAATGTCCAGGTTGTGGCACCCCATTTGGACAAAATGACGTGCGGGAGGTGAAGATATGA
- the LOC133915951 gene encoding E3 ubiquitin-protein ligase BRE1-like 2 isoform X5 codes for MLNFQIDEQQEISDKYNSQVNDIKSLKALVEELEQEKQELQYIADMYAKECSESSTITDIEESENQARSQAEYLRTSLYEHSLELRVKAANETEAACQQRLSIAEAELEELRAKVDASERDVLELKEAIRIKEAEGDAYISEIETIGQAYEDMQTQNQHLLQQLTDRDDFNIKLVSDSVKMKQASISLLSEKLMLQKQLQQINTSTESSKLKIACGEEQMKTCVAQAIKTSADNRHLTIILERTALEVSNTEKELKWLRSSVGSSEKEYEQTQQKIAELRKLLEYERSERRKLEEQYEEVEKEVMDLTSETEEATIQKLQDEIKECKAILKCGVCFDRPKEVVITKCFHLFCSPCIQRNLEIRHRKCPGCGTPFGQNDVREVKI; via the exons ATGTTGAATTTTCAGATTGATGAACAACAGGAGATATCTGATAAATACAACTCACAAGTCAATGATATCAAGTCCCTCAAAGCATTG GTTGAGGAGTTGGAGCAGGAAAAGCAGGAGTTGCAATATATTGCAGATATGTACGCGAAAGAATGTTCTGAGTCAAG TACAATTACAGATATTGAAGAATCAGAAAACCAGGCTCGCAGCCAGGCTGAATATTTGAGGACTAGTTTATATGAGCACAGTCTCGAGCTTCGAGTAAAAGCAGCAAATGAAACTGAAGCTGCATGCCAGCAAAGGCTTTCAATTGCTGAAGCAGAACTGGAAGAGTTAAGGGCTAAAGTAGATGCATCTGAAAG AGATGTTCTGGAACTCAAGGAGGCAATAAGAATTAAAGAGGCCGAAGGAGATGCCTACATTTCTGAAATCGAG ACAATTGGTCAAGCATATGAAGACATGCAAACGCAAAATCAGCATCTTCTTCAACAGCTTACTGATAGAGATGACTTTAACATAAAG CTGGTATCAGATAGTGTGAAGATGAAACAGGCTTCTATTTCCCTCCTCTCTGAAAAGCTCATGCTACAGAAGCAACTCCAGCAAATTAACACTTCTACGGAGTCATCTAAACTGAAAATTGCCTGTGGTGAGGAGCAG ATGAAGACTTGCGTAGCACAAGCTATAAAAACTTCAGCGGATAACAGGCATCTTACAATTATCCTGGAAAGGACTGCGCTGGAGGTATCCAACACAGAGAAGGAGCTCAAGTGGCTTCGGTCCTCTGTTGGATCCTCCGAGAAAGAATATGAGCAAACTCAGCAAAAGATAGCTGAGCTGAGAAAGCTGCTAGAGTATGAGAG AAGCGAGAGGAGGAAGCTTGAGGAACAATATGAAGAAGTAGAAAAGGAAGTCATGGATCTTACCTCTGAGACTGAAGAGGCTACTATCCAGAAGCTCCAGGATGAAATAAAAGAATGCAAGGCTATTCTCAAGTGTGGTGTCTGCTTTGATCGGCCTAAAGAG GTTGTGATTACCAAATGTTTCCACCTCTTCTGCTCGCCATGTATCCAGAGGAACCTTGAGATTCGCCACCGGAAATGTCCAGGTTGTGGCACCCCATTTGGACAAAATGACGTGCGGGAGGTGAAGATATGA
- the LOC133915951 gene encoding E3 ubiquitin-protein ligase BRE1-like 2 isoform X7, producing the protein MNNRRYLINTTHKSMISSPSKHWLRSWSRKSRSCNILQICTRKNVLSQDIEESENQARSQAEYLRTSLYEHSLELRVKAANETEAACQQRLSIAEAELEELRAKVDASERDVLELKEAIRIKEAEGDAYISEIETIGQAYEDMQTQNQHLLQQLTDRDDFNIKLVSDSVKMKQASISLLSEKLMLQKQLQQINTSTESSKLKIACGEEQMKTCVAQAIKTSADNRHLTIILERTALEVSNTEKELKWLRSSVGSSEKEYEQTQQKIAELRKLLEYERSERRKLEEQYEEVEKEVMDLTSETEEATIQKLQDEIKECKAILKCGVCFDRPKEVVITKCFHLFCSPCIQRNLEIRHRKCPGCGTPFGQNDVREVKI; encoded by the exons ATGAACAACAGGAGATATCTGATAAATACAACTCACAAGTCAATGATATCAAGTCCCTCAAAGCATTG GTTGAGGAGTTGGAGCAGGAAAAGCAGGAGTTGCAATATATTGCAGATATGTACGCGAAAGAATGTTCTGAGTCAAG ATATTGAAGAATCAGAAAACCAGGCTCGCAGCCAGGCTGAATATTTGAGGACTAGTTTATATGAGCACAGTCTCGAGCTTCGAGTAAAAGCAGCAAATGAAACTGAAGCTGCATGCCAGCAAAGGCTTTCAATTGCTGAAGCAGAACTGGAAGAGTTAAGGGCTAAAGTAGATGCATCTGAAAG AGATGTTCTGGAACTCAAGGAGGCAATAAGAATTAAAGAGGCCGAAGGAGATGCCTACATTTCTGAAATCGAG ACAATTGGTCAAGCATATGAAGACATGCAAACGCAAAATCAGCATCTTCTTCAACAGCTTACTGATAGAGATGACTTTAACATAAAG CTGGTATCAGATAGTGTGAAGATGAAACAGGCTTCTATTTCCCTCCTCTCTGAAAAGCTCATGCTACAGAAGCAACTCCAGCAAATTAACACTTCTACGGAGTCATCTAAACTGAAAATTGCCTGTGGTGAGGAGCAG ATGAAGACTTGCGTAGCACAAGCTATAAAAACTTCAGCGGATAACAGGCATCTTACAATTATCCTGGAAAGGACTGCGCTGGAGGTATCCAACACAGAGAAGGAGCTCAAGTGGCTTCGGTCCTCTGTTGGATCCTCCGAGAAAGAATATGAGCAAACTCAGCAAAAGATAGCTGAGCTGAGAAAGCTGCTAGAGTATGAGAG AAGCGAGAGGAGGAAGCTTGAGGAACAATATGAAGAAGTAGAAAAGGAAGTCATGGATCTTACCTCTGAGACTGAAGAGGCTACTATCCAGAAGCTCCAGGATGAAATAAAAGAATGCAAGGCTATTCTCAAGTGTGGTGTCTGCTTTGATCGGCCTAAAGAG GTTGTGATTACCAAATGTTTCCACCTCTTCTGCTCGCCATGTATCCAGAGGAACCTTGAGATTCGCCACCGGAAATGTCCAGGTTGTGGCACCCCATTTGGACAAAATGACGTGCGGGAGGTGAAGATATGA
- the LOC133915951 gene encoding E3 ubiquitin-protein ligase BRE1-like 2 isoform X4 has protein sequence MNNRRYLINTTHKSMISSPSKHWFFIHTLSTKFQQVEELEQEKQELQYIADMYAKECSESSTITDIEESENQARSQAEYLRTSLYEHSLELRVKAANETEAACQQRLSIAEAELEELRAKVDASERDVLELKEAIRIKEAEGDAYISEIETIGQAYEDMQTQNQHLLQQLTDRDDFNIKLVSDSVKMKQASISLLSEKLMLQKQLQQINTSTESSKLKIACGEEQMKTCVAQAIKTSADNRHLTIILERTALEVSNTEKELKWLRSSVGSSEKEYEQTQQKIAELRKLLEYERSERRKLEEQYEEVEKEVMDLTSETEEATIQKLQDEIKECKAILKCGVCFDRPKEVVITKCFHLFCSPCIQRNLEIRHRKCPGCGTPFGQNDVREVKI, from the exons ATGAACAACAGGAGATATCTGATAAATACAACTCACAAGTCAATGATATCAAGTCCCTCAAAGCATTG GTTTTTCATTCATACCTTGTCCACGAAATTTCAACAGGTTGAGGAGTTGGAGCAGGAAAAGCAGGAGTTGCAATATATTGCAGATATGTACGCGAAAGAATGTTCTGAGTCAAG TACAATTACAGATATTGAAGAATCAGAAAACCAGGCTCGCAGCCAGGCTGAATATTTGAGGACTAGTTTATATGAGCACAGTCTCGAGCTTCGAGTAAAAGCAGCAAATGAAACTGAAGCTGCATGCCAGCAAAGGCTTTCAATTGCTGAAGCAGAACTGGAAGAGTTAAGGGCTAAAGTAGATGCATCTGAAAG AGATGTTCTGGAACTCAAGGAGGCAATAAGAATTAAAGAGGCCGAAGGAGATGCCTACATTTCTGAAATCGAG ACAATTGGTCAAGCATATGAAGACATGCAAACGCAAAATCAGCATCTTCTTCAACAGCTTACTGATAGAGATGACTTTAACATAAAG CTGGTATCAGATAGTGTGAAGATGAAACAGGCTTCTATTTCCCTCCTCTCTGAAAAGCTCATGCTACAGAAGCAACTCCAGCAAATTAACACTTCTACGGAGTCATCTAAACTGAAAATTGCCTGTGGTGAGGAGCAG ATGAAGACTTGCGTAGCACAAGCTATAAAAACTTCAGCGGATAACAGGCATCTTACAATTATCCTGGAAAGGACTGCGCTGGAGGTATCCAACACAGAGAAGGAGCTCAAGTGGCTTCGGTCCTCTGTTGGATCCTCCGAGAAAGAATATGAGCAAACTCAGCAAAAGATAGCTGAGCTGAGAAAGCTGCTAGAGTATGAGAG AAGCGAGAGGAGGAAGCTTGAGGAACAATATGAAGAAGTAGAAAAGGAAGTCATGGATCTTACCTCTGAGACTGAAGAGGCTACTATCCAGAAGCTCCAGGATGAAATAAAAGAATGCAAGGCTATTCTCAAGTGTGGTGTCTGCTTTGATCGGCCTAAAGAG GTTGTGATTACCAAATGTTTCCACCTCTTCTGCTCGCCATGTATCCAGAGGAACCTTGAGATTCGCCACCGGAAATGTCCAGGTTGTGGCACCCCATTTGGACAAAATGACGTGCGGGAGGTGAAGATATGA